CGCCATTTCAAGCTCTGGGACTCCCCCCGCGAGATCCAAGACGTTGAGACTCTCATCAAAGCTGACGTCTACAACAACTCCGCCTGGAACCACAGGTACATGCTCCGTTTCGGTCCTCGCGCCGATCAACCCGACGCCGGCATGGTGAATGCGGGTGATTCCGGAACGAGTCCTGAAGACAAGGGCCGACTGCCTGTGGTGGATGAGGACCTGGTCGATGCGGAGTTGAAGTATGCGCAGAAGCAGATTCTGAGAGCACCTGAGAATCGCAGCTCGTGGTGGTATGCGCGGGGGGTGTTGCGTGCCGCTTCTAGGGGATTGGGAGAATGGGAAGAATTTGCGGCGAGGTTTGTGGATGGCGAGGCTACGAAAAGTAGTCATGCGGTGGAATGGTTGGCTGATGTTTATGCGGAGAGTGAGAAGGCCAAGTCTGTGAAAATGCTCACCCTGTTGAAGGAAAAGTATGACCCCATTCGGAAGAATTACTGGGATTATCGAATCCGACAGTTGGGGGAAGTAGCGTGAGGTCACGTTCCAGGGCGGAAACTACAATGTGCAATTTACATAGGTGTCTTTCTAGAACATCTCTCGAACGATAGTACGTCCGACATCGTCTGATGGAAGTAAGATCATAAAGCAGATTTAATTAGTCGTGTATCCCCGTCTACAGGAACAGTAGCTAAGTTGTCATCTAAAATCTCATGCGTCAAGACATCACAGGGTActcaaaaaggagaaaatgCAAGTTTTtcgtgaaaaaaagagggtaAAAGCAAGAAAAATCTCATCAAGTCCCGAGAAACCAGAGGCCCGCCAAAGgtaaggggaaaaaaagtgCAAGATGGAAAGGTCCTGATGAGCTCTTCATACCCACCCCTCCGACAAGAGCCTTCTGTATTCACTGGCCATGTCGATCGTCACGTTACTTCCACCGCAGACAACGATGACCACTCGACTCTGCTCGTTGAGGTCCGGCACCAACTGCTTGAGCTTGGAGTTAAGAACGGGGGAAGACGCCTTGGTAGAAGTGTCAACCTCGGGCTCCATTTCAGGATCGGTCTCATTGCCCGTCGAGATCGACCGGTCATCTCCATATCCTTCATCCCGATCAGAGCTGACCTCGGTCGGCGCAAGCTTCCGCTTCTTCGCACCCTGGCTGACAGCGACGGCTCTAGCAGAGGCAGCCGCCTCGGCAGCAGCAACCGCAGTATCACCGATAGCAGCTTCGACGCAGACACCGCAAGCCAGCTCCACGAGAAGGCGTTCATCATCTGCGAGGCGAAGAACACCTCGTGCAGCCTCGGCGTCGGTAATGACTGCACTGTGAACTTTGATGCCCGGTGGGGGAGAGACGGCGTATTGGAAGGTGGTTTCTGATACACGAATAGCCCCAAGAGATGTTGCTTGCGAGGTGATTTTGGGGAGAGAGACAAGGGCATTGTGTGCAATGGCTGCAGCAAGCGAGTCTGTGCCGTCGGTTTCAATAGCGAGAAGGTGGATGGGGCTAGGCGCAGTGGGTATGGCGCGAGGAGGAGTAGTTTCAGGAGCCGTGATGTCCATGTATGCATGGCCAGTAGTGGAAGACCCGCTCTGCACAGTCTGTTTCTGGGTCCGGCGCTTCTCGAGGCCCATGAcgaggccattgagaaggccaccaccaccaacgcTGCAGAGAACAGCATCCAGAGGCAGCGCTTTTCCGCGGTATcggtcttcctcctcggagCCGGAGGGAGCGGGCAATTGCTTTTCAAGCTCGTCGATGATGGTGCTGTTCCCCTCCCAAATAGGCTCATTGTCGAATGGATGAAGCGCGATCTTGGCCAAATTCTCCTCATCCCCAGAGCTGTTCTGCATGATGACCTCCTTCATATATGAGCCGGCCTCGAAGAACGTCTCGCCATGGCGAATCACATCTGCGGCACCGGcggccttgagcttctcaatcATCAAAGGCTTGGTCGAAAGAGGCACAACCACGGTGCAAGGATACCCCAAACTACGGGCCGCACACACGGCAGCGAGACCGGCATTTCCCCCGGATGAGGCGTAGAAATGGACACGTCGGTTGGCATTTTCGGGTTTGCGGAGGTGGGAAAGGATCTGATTACCCATGGCACGGGACTTGAAGGAGCCACTGGGCTGGACATTCTCGAGCTTCAGAAAGATGCGACAGCCAGCTGCACGAGAGAGTGCCGCGGACTCCACCAGCGGTGTCTCAATCCATGGAGTCTTGAAGGTGGGCACAACGGTCTCAGAAGTCGGCACAAAGCTCCCCATTGCGGCGAAATTGAAAGTTTGTCAGTGAAGGACTTCCCTTGGAGGAAGCCCGGTGAACAATTCTTAGAATCAACAAAGTCGAATGAGGTCAATTGGACTGCGTCCGTGCAGACGGATCGGTTTGATATGGTCGAGTAAAATGGATGGCAATGATCTTGACACAATGTTGGATTAATGTGGTGTGGATATATGCGATGATGGGGTTGATGAATGGACCTTGACGAATACAGGGAAGGTGAAAGAAGATATAtttaaaacaaaaaaaagtcagccTGATCAGAGTCCCCGGCACCAATTCGATATATTTGGCCCATTCAATCCAACGCCGCCCTCCGTACACTCAACCGTGATATGTTTTTTGATATACAATCGGAGAGCGCTGAGGGTGGGTTTTCCGACGGGAAACGGGCAAAGTTTCCCGACCCGATCAGCCCGACTGCTGGGAGGCAGGACCGCGCTCGCTCAGGTCTGGCCCATCCTGTCCCATCCTGTCCCGCTGATAACCAGGTGGATATCGCCAATCATGCGCTTAACAGCCAGTGCATGCGGTCTATCACCAGGCTGGGGCTCTGACTGGAAAACCTGGCTACTCACAGCGCACCGTGTGGACGAAGCCGGGAAGTCTCTGAAATAGGGCCCTTGCGCCTAGACGCAGATGATGTAAAGATTGCCCCGGATGGGGCTCCGTGTAGATCATGATTGGATTTTGGTACGTTTTTCTTATCAAATCGAATACCCGTTGGCCCCCGGATGTTACTCTTCAGTGAGCAGTGGAGGGAAAAGCATCCCCTTTTTGATGCCGTGGCCGTAGCTTGGGTCTGAGCCATAGACGGTCGCGGAAAAGGTCCGCTTGGAAGGATCGGACATATCCACCCGAAGAAGTTCGAGAAGCTCCTGCGACTTATCAGGCAAGAATGGTTGGAGTAGGATCGCAGAGATGCGCAGCGATTCGGCGGTGTTGTAAAGGACCCATTCCGGGCTGCCACTTTTCCACGGCTCTGCCGCATGGAAATACTTGTTGGTCTGGGAGAGGAGCAAGGGAAACAAACATCATGTCAGCCATTCCCTTTCTCCGACGGTCATGCGGGGGAAAGCATTCCTTGACTAACCTTCTCGATGATCCCCATGATCTCCTGCAACGCGGCTCGCGGATTCAGTGCGGTCATGTGCTCGGCCACCTTGAGCGGTGAAGCGATAAGCATCGCCTGGTGCTCCTCGTCGGCCGTCGTCCCCACGGGAAGATTATCAGACGTGGCATTCTGGATGTACGAGTGTAGCTTTCCCTTGGCACATCCAATGGTTCGGTATGCGAGGTTACCAATGCCACCCTGGAGCCATTTCTTGTAGTCCCGAATGATAAAGGAATTATCATAGTCGGCGTCATCCGACAAGCCCCCTTGGTAGGCAAGGAAGAATCGCATGCCATCGACGCCGAACCGATCAATGGCGAAAAATGGGTTGACCACGTTGCCAGTCGATTTGGACATCTTCTCCCGGTTCATCGTCCAATGCCCGTGCACGAGAACATTCTGAGGGAGGGGAAGGTCCAGAGCCATCAGAAACGCCGGCCAATAAACGCAGTGGAAGCtagaaaaagggggaaaaaaagaaagttggGGATCAGCTGTGACTCCTCAGCATGTCCAGACACGTAAGAACACGGAGCTTACCGAACGATATCCTTGCCAATAACATGAACATTAGCGGGCCAAATCGATGAATTGTCTTGCCCAGGCGTAAAGGGGTAACCCGCATAGGTCAAATAATTGACAAGCGCATCCAACCAGACATAGATGGTCTGTGTGTTGTCACCGGGAACCGGGATGCCCCATGTCAATCGCTCAGCCGGCCGAGAAATGGACAGGTCTTGCAAACCGGAGGACACCGACTGGATCACGGCTGTCGCGTACTTGGAGGGCGTGATGAAGGAGTCTGGCCGATGGTAAAGTTCCAATAACCGATCCTTGAACGCAGAAAGACGGAAGTGATAATTGACTTCAGATGACCATTCCACCTCTTTACCCGTTTCAATTGAGACCTAGTTCGCCAATTAATTTGCTGCTACAGAGTCGAAAAGGGGCCCGTCATGAAGCTTACCATGCGCTTTCGTCCGGTCGTTGGATCCAGAGAATTTTGAACCTGCGTCTGCGGATAAAAAGCTTCATCGCTCACGGAATACCATCCTTCGTGTTTAGATGTGTAAATGTAGC
The nucleotide sequence above comes from Penicillium oxalicum strain HP7-1 chromosome II, whole genome shotgun sequence. Encoded proteins:
- a CDS encoding Serine dehydratase-like, translated to MGSFVPTSETVVPTFKTPWIETPLVESAALSRAAGCRIFLKLENVQPSGSFKSRAMGNQILSHLRKPENANRRVHFYASSGGNAGLAAVCAARSLGYPCTVVVPLSTKPLMIEKLKAAGAADVIRHGETFFEAGSYMKEVIMQNSSGDEENLAKIALHPFDNEPIWEGNSTIIDELEKQLPAPSGSEEEDRYRGKALPLDAVLCSVGGGGLLNGLVMGLEKRRTQKQTVQSGSSTTGHAYMDITAPETTPPRAIPTAPSPIHLLAIETDGTDSLAAAIAHNALVSLPKITSQATSLGAIRVSETTFQYAVSPPPGIKVHSAVITDAEAARGVLRLADDERLLVELACGVCVEAAIGDTAVAAAEAAASARAVAVSQGAKKRKLAPTEVSSDRDEGYGDDRSISTGNETDPEMEPEVDTSTKASSPVLNSKLKQLVPDLNEQSRVVIVVCGGSNVTIDMASEYRRLLSEGWV
- a CDS encoding Protein farnesyltransferase/geranylgeranyltransferase type-1 subunit alpha, coding for MSDNNPEWADVTPIKLDDGSESGAMPLATIAYPSDYLEATSYLRAVMAANEMSERALKLTKDVISMNPAHYTVWTFRAKILFALDKDLLEELEWLNGVSLKYLKNYQIWHHRQVLTSSQKHFPTMPAKEPEFLMEMFTQDSKNYHVWTYRHWLVRHFKLWDSPREIQDVETLIKADVYNNSAWNHRYMLRFGPRADQPDAGMVNAGDSGTSPEDKGRLPVVDEDLVDAELKYAQKQILRAPENRSSWWYARGVLRAASRGLGEWEEFAARFVDGEATKSSHAVEWLADVYAESEKAKSVKMLTLLKEKYDPIRKNYWDYRIRQLGEVA
- a CDS encoding putative methionine--tRNA ligase, with the protein product MATMRRALRPLSGTFLFTNVRRPWVCSAHRQGLHQRLHSGLASASKASPKPYYVTTPIFYVNAAPHVGHFYTMVIADILKRWQILLGKDAKLLTGTDEHGMKIQQAAIAAEMDTQSFCDMNSFLKTLAKAANLSNDHFIRTTDASHRDAVQYFWEMLNHRGYIYTSKHEGWYSVSDEAFYPQTQVQNSLDPTTGRKRMVSIETGKEVEWSSEVNYHFRLSAFKDRLLELYHRPDSFITPSKYATAVIQSVSSGLQDLSISRPAERLTWGIPVPGDNTQTIYVWLDALVNYLTYAGYPFTPGQDNSSIWPANVHVIGKDIVRFHCVYWPAFLMALDLPLPQNVLVHGHWTMNREKMSKSTGNVVNPFFAIDRFGVDGMRFFLAYQGGLSDDADYDNSFIIRDYKKWLQGGIGNLAYRTIGCAKGKLHSYIQNATSDNLPVGTTADEEHQAMLIASPLKVAEHMTALNPRAALQEIMGIIEKTNKYFHAAEPWKSGSPEWVLYNTAESLRISAILLQPFLPDKSQELLELLRVDMSDPSKRTFSATVYGSDPSYGHGIKKGMLFPPLLTEE